In Fusarium fujikuroi IMI 58289 draft genome, chromosome FFUJ_chr08, one genomic interval encodes:
- a CDS encoding related to aminoglycoside N codes for MTPPTLTGPLCTRPSLTQDLQNLGLKPQDTVLVHSSLKSIGWINGGAEALAQALLDILTLEGTLVVPTHTSSNSDPSKWVNPPVPEEWWQTIRDTRPAFNPKTTRSENMGVLAETVRTWPGAVRSMHPQTSFAAIGAKAKFITDGHDLDSMLGEKSPLARLEELNAKVLLIGVGFDNCTCFHLAEYRVNSPKADTSFAVSVNGAREWATVTDVSVNEEDFLEVGKDFVEQNSVAKGQIGAANCHLFSLPQAVKFAQQWFLSHRTANPQKTCH; via the coding sequence ATGACGCCCCCTACTCTTACCGGTCCTTTATGCACCAGGCCATCTCTTACTCAGGACCTCCAAAACCTCGGCTTGAAACCACAAGATACAGTCCTGGTCCACAGCTCCCTTAAGAGCATAGGATGGATCAACGGCGGAGCTGAAGCTCTTGCCCAAGctcttctcgacatcctTACACTCGAAGGGACTCTCGTTGTCCCAACACACACTAGCAGCAACTCAGACCCGTCGAAGTGGGTTAATCCACCAGTGCCTGAAGAATGGTGGCAGACTATCCGCGATACCAGACCTGCGTTCAACCCCAAAACCACTCGAAGTGAAAACATGGGTGTATTGGCTGAGACAGTCAGAACATGGCCAGGTGCAGTGAGAAGTATGCACCCTCAAACCTCATTTGCTGCAATTGGTGCAAAGGCGAAGTTTATCACAGACGGACATGATCTGGACAGTATGCTGGGAGAAAAGAGCCCCCTGGCTCGTTTGGAAGAGCTGAATGCCAAGGTCTTACTTATTGGTGTTGGATTTGATAACTGTACCTGCTTTCATCTTGCAGAGTACAGAGTAAACTCACCAAAGGCTGATACCTCATTCGCGGTGTCAGTCAACGGAGCTAGAGAATGGGCGACTGTAACGGACGTCAGTGTCAACGAGGAAGACTTTTTGGAAGTGGGGAAGGATTTCGTTGAGCAAAATAGTGTGGCGAAGGGTCAAATTGGTGCAGCAAATTGCCATCTGTTCTCGCTACCTCAGGCAGTCAAATTTGCTCAACAGTGGTTTCTTTCCCATCGAACAGCAAATCCTCAGAAGACTTGCCACTAG
- a CDS encoding related to tol protein has translation MTETLCTSCTQFAADFAEMNVQDANCSRTMSPNIYQLQESAQNGCPLCQITYQCFCYQIPKCYWDQTLAAHLWVHVYSIPLRLDGKFIAPRKGTDKQDPMEPTLSCGVGKDIDRCRWHIISLVMHEENEKRSAEWGLHKKRSIADLSSAEGVEKAITLASSWIQNCSANHDKCRIQPDNCHLRTTKPTRLIDVGSQNGSEGPDDNKHKDDWSYEAARFGQYYENATLTIAATGAISSQQGLFLDRPALLFDPKPVTLKLKKNSGGTRDVSILPPSPLWEMSIRNSPLLTRGWATQERVLSKRILHFGANSLLWECRECKTTEANPESSDPTIFKYQNEQFIDVFQNLENQQKEKLISLWYHFVESYSVTNFSLYKDKLPALSGIAARIQHRFPQEYVAGIWESDIPQGLLWTVWRSQEPEPETIRGTNRPSWCWASSIYPIRFLYIMTYNSDQYIKLQVESWSVRTNGPQTSGQILQGSITVCGPVKSFNLYALGLNFVFGPDAYDKDGNRIVCEASKGVHKVDECTAYLDHMNFLEGVNKTYTCILVATLLPSMWTPAEKRVIGAGLILEPAGRGAVDQYTRIGVLCLPYEQYWADAYYSKILELV, from the exons ATGACTGAAACTCTATGTACTTCCTGTACACAGTTCGCGGCAGACTTCGCTGAGATGAACGTTCAAGACGCGAATTGCAGTCGTACTATGTCGCCGAATATTTACCAACTTCAAGAATCTGCGCAGAATGGCTGTCCTCTGTGTCAAATCACCTACCAATGCTTTTGTTACCAAATCCCAAAATGTTATTGGGACCAAACATTGGCTGCCCATCTTTGGGTACACGTCTACTCGATTCCCCTTCGTCTTGATGGTAAATTTATAGCTCCTAGAAAGGGAACAGACAAACAAGATCCAATGGAGCCAACGTTGTCATGTGGTGTTGGGAAAGACATAGACCGCTGTAGATGGCACATCATATCGCTTGTTATGCACGAGGAAAATGAGAAACGATCTGCGGAATGGGGTCTTCACAAGAAGAGATCAATAGCGGATCTTTCATCAGCTGAGGGTGTTGAGAAAGCTATTACCTTGGCCAGTAGCTGGATCCAGAACTGTTCAGCAAATCATGACAAATGCCGAATACAGCCCGATAACTGCCATCTGCGTACGACGAAACCAACAAGACTTATCGATGTTGGCTCCCAGAACGGC AGCGAAGGACCAGATGACAACAAGCATAAAGATGATTGGTCTTATGAAGCGGCGAGATTCGGACAGTACTACGAAAATGCGACGTTGACGATTGCAGCCACTGGTGCTATCTCTTCTCAACAGGGACTATTTCTTGATAGGCCTGCGCTGCTTTTCGATCCGAAGCCAGTTACCTTGAAACTAAAGAAGAACTCCGGCGGCACCAGAGATGTCTCAATTCTACCACCAAGCCCTTTATGGGAGATGAGCATCCGCAACTCTCCTCTCCTAACTAGGGGATGGGCTACCCAGGAGCGAGTTTTGTCAAAGAGGATACTCCATTTTGGCGCCAACAGTTTGTTATGGGAATGTCGTGAGTGCAAGACTACAGAGGCGAATCCCGAAAGCTCGGATCCTACCATCTTTAAATACCAGAACGAACAATTCATCGATGTTTTTCAGAACTTGGAGAACCAGCAGAAGGAGAAACTGATATCATTATGGTACCACTTTGTCGAATCTTACTCGGTCACAAACTTCTCCTTGTACAAAGACAAACTTCCAGCGCTATCCGGCATCGCTGCAAGAATACAGCATCGCTTTCCGCAAGAATATGTTGCGGGAATATGGGAGTCTGATATTCCTCAAGGACTGCTGTGGACAGTTTGGAGAAGCCAAGAGCCTGAGCCAGAGACGATTCGAGGAACAAATCGACCCTCATGGTGTTGGGCTTCCTCGATATACCCAATTCGATTTCTCTACATAATGACCTACAATAGCGATCAGTACATAAAGCTGCAAGTCGAGTCTTGGTCAGTGAGGACGAATGGCCCTCAAACATCAGGTCAAATTCTCCAGGGGAGTATTACAGTCTGTGGCCCTGTCAAGTCATTTAATCTATACGCTCTGGGCTTGAACTTTGTCTTTGGTCCTGATGCCTACGATAAAGACGGGAATCGCATCGTGTGTGAAGCCTCCAAAGGCGTCCATAAAGTTGATGAATGCACCGCTTACTTGGATCATATGAACTTCTTGGAAGGTGTCAACAAGACCTACACTTGTATCTTGGTAGCAACACTCCTCCCATCAATGTGGACTCCAGCAGAAAAGAGGGTGATTGGGGCTGGGCTGATTCTGGAGCCGGCGGGCCGTGGAGCTGTCGATCAGTATACGCGAATTGGTGTGCTTTGTCTTCCATATGAACAATACTGGGCCGATGCTTATTACAGCAAaattcttgagcttgtctaG
- a CDS encoding related to KP4 killer toxin — MHITAILATALVAASSVAAGINCKGSVLCGQGTEPLSNLINYAGGLNDDRWYQNGQHIVCGGSLCAFLQNTGGLPGREIKRLLGELRNHGCKYCGSVPVFFPDDNNDGDHGILTVNYVSNPNCQGVC; from the coding sequence ATGCATATCACCGCTATCTTGGCCACTGCTCTCGTGGCAGCTAGCAGCGTAGCCGCTGGAATCAATTGCAAGGGCAGTGTGCTTTGCGGCCAAGGCACCGAACCGCTttccaacctcatcaactatGCCGGTGGCCTCAACGACGACCGTTGGTATCAGAACGGCCAGCACATCGTCTGTGGAGGTTCACTTTGTGCGTTTCTCCAAAACACCGGTGGCCTGCCCGGTCGTGAGATCAAGCGCCTCCTCGGAGAGCTCCGCAATCATGGCTGCAAGTACTGCGGCAGCGTCCCGGTCTTCTTCCCCGATGACAACAATGATGGAGACCATGGTATTCTGACCGTCAACTACGTCAGCAACCCGAACTGCCAAGGAGTTTGTTAA
- a CDS encoding related to GAL4-like transcriptional activator — protein MSETGENVQGRPIRNVTLRVSQIFSACTFCKARKIKCNGATPACGGCVKFGRQATCSLSTESPNRGRDYPTYLRQKIEAAQQRLSQLNARQNNLTSPSDTERSNRNESAETHQRSIIDSLIADIGALPIIACSYPSAAEGPTLSSLVLATASTNQLSSALRLTQANDVSPCLPKESTALSLAKHYFDQVYPRIPFFSIQGFWVQFEHVFSGVDPPRERGQDGPPQDPASVLTPSQDDLDRSSISHGYSYFTVLLVLAISASSLSRSADSVISTQAQRLFRTALTFRESAILPNTIIGVQSILFLIQFATLNPSLLDAWYLIGVGMRMCVDLGLHQDPQPLDSVATSLLETRRRLWWSMYSFDRSMSLGCGRPTEISDSAINVSLPTFRIETAATAVEVHGYLQRYRALQIQSEIYNRLNKSPSSGAGDARLILEQISKKLGDWKDSSSQLPNKTLIESEWLMGRMLLLRPCRLLPQRTHDELGELWQAAVGFIAIYRRLVESNSIFYVQIACEKIYWTGLMAFYSYWHLRNSTARDTNAMRRLDVWMVVKDVMFILRALSERWDQGKLLCGRFDDVSTRVLEVSENDMGDGIAVVLPVELQNLEQYTSLTVVWASGDKVDQRSEHALDTNELRHLVSEML, from the exons ATGAGCGAGACTGGAGAAAATGTCCAAGGTCGGCCAATACGGAATGTCACCTTGCGAGTATCGCAAATATTCTCGGCCTGTACTTTCTGTAAAGCTCGGAAGATCAAG TGCAACGGCGCAACTCCAGCATGTGGTGGCTGCGTCAAGTTTGGCCGCCAGGCAACATGTTCTCTTTCGACGGAATCGCCAAACCGTGGACGAGACTACCCAACCTATCTTCGACAGAAGATTGAAGCCGCCCAACAGCGGCTGAGTCAGCTTAATGCTAGACAGAACAATCTTACTTCGCCGTCAGATACCGAGCGGTCCAACAGGAATGAATCTGCAGAGACCCATCAACGATCTATCATCGATTCACTCATCGCAGATATCGGAGCACTTCCCATAATAGCATGTTCATATCCCTCAGCCGCTGAAGGGCCGACACTATCTTCACTTGTGCTGGCAACTGCAAGCACCAACCAACTCTCATCCGCCCTGCGATTAACCCAAGCCAATGATGTTTCACCATGTTTACCCAAAGAGTCAACGGCCTTGAGTCTGGCAAAACATTATTTTGATCAGGTTTACCCACGAATACCTTTCTTTTCTATCCAAGGCTTCTGGGTGCAGTTCGAGCATGTCTTCTCCGGCGTCGATCCTCCTCGTGAACGCGGACAGGATGGCCCACCACAAGACCCAGCCAGTGTTCTAACGCCGAGtcaagatgatcttgatcgCTCGTCGATAAGTCATGGCTACAGCTACTTCACTGTTCTGTTAGTTCTGGCTATATCTGCTTCGAGTCTATCACGAAGTGCTGATAGTGTCATATCAACGCAAGCACAAAGACTATTTCGTACAGCATTGACGTTCCGCGAATCGGCAATCTTACCAAACACTATCATAGGTGTTCAGTCGATATTATTCTTGATTCAATTCGCTACTCTCAACCCTTCGTTACTCGACGCATGGTATCTTATCGGTGTCGGTATGCGCATGTGCGTTGACCTTGGACTCCATCAAGATCCACAGCCTCTTGACTCTGTCGCCACAAGTCTCTTGGAAACACGACGCCGTCTTTGGTGGAGTATGTACTCTTTTGATCGGTCCATGAGTTTGGGATGCGGCCGGCCTACTGAGATATCAGACTCCGCTATTAACGTGTCCCTGCCCACGTTCAGAATCgagacagcagcaacagctgTTGAGGTACACGGCTATCTGCAGCGATATCGTGCACTGCAGATACAATCCGAGATATACAATCGCTTGAATAAGTCTCCAAGCTCCGGAGCAGGCGATGCGCGATTAATTCTTGAACAAATCAGCAAGAAGTTGGGCGACTGGAAAGACTCGAGCTCTCAACTACCGAACAAGACCCTTATCGAAAGTGAATGGTTGATGGGTCGCATGCTTCTTCTTAGACCCTGCAGGCTGTTACCTCAACGGACgcatgatgaacttggtgaACTATGGCAAGCAGCTGTTGGGTTCATCGCGATATATCGCCGATTGGTCGAGTCTAACTCGATATTCTACGTGCAGATTGCCTGCGAGAAGATTTACTGGACTGGCCTTATGGCTTTCTACAGCTACTGGCACCTAAGAAACAGCACGGCTAGAGATACTAATGCCATGCGGCGTCTGGATGTTTGGATGGTCGTCAAGGATGTCATGTTCATCCTTCGAGCGTTAAGTGAGCGATGGGACCAGGGCAAACTTCTATGTGGACGATTCGATGACGTGAGCACTCGTGTCCTGGAGGTGTCTGAAAACGATATGGGAGATGGCATAGCGGTCGTATTGCCAGTTGAATTACAGAATTTAGAGCAGTATACGAGCTTGACTGTCGTTTGGGCGTCGGGTGACAAAGTGGATCAGAGGAGTGAACATGCGCTGGACACAAACGAGCTGCGGCATTTAGTTTCTGAGATGTTATAA
- a CDS encoding probable trichothecene C-8 hydroxylase — MAPARISHDPVLRREPATQSRDFQLRTLNSDLCVCGGGFAGTIAAIAAARNGVSVILIQDRPVLGGNASSEVRLWILGATSHMFNNNRYAREGGLVDEILLENLYRNPEGNPLILDTILLEKVRLEPNIQLFLNTALVGCDKDGDRISSVSAFNSQSSLKFTIQSQQFIDCTGDGILSFLAGAPFRIGAEKRDEFNELFAPSSEYGHLLGHSIYFYTKDAGKPVKYVAPAYALKDVEGEIPRFKSFSTKEMGCNLWWIEYGGRLDTIHDTEQIKWELWKVVYGVWDYFKNSGRFPEAENLTLEWVGTIPGKRESRRFIGPTIMVQQDIVEQRYHSDAVSFGGWSLDLHPADGVYQIPFSSMVCSEIPNLMYGGRIMSASHVAFASTRVMATCGANANALGIAASLCKKQSVDPMELLIKSNMKNFQRELMRFGQFIPGYKLNDSEDLVRSASQIEGSSFELSQLQADGPPKVLVRSLAQMLPLSQGPVPTFSIAAMSVENTVLTVQLRGSRKPYNYTPEVILAETKFSLVPGQNDLVIDFKVENPQTQYVFLSFLQNNSVALCTSKTRASALMTVEHECTQSPPSDVGVDEFERWTPVRRPMGHNLALTLDPPLKAWGVENICNGVPRPTKRTNCWVPRADSSGRKILKIGWDNPVKVNKVVVHFDTDYDHALESVLRGHPERTIPFCVKKWRLLDLSSGERELYVEDENHLSRREVVLEESRTVKELGIEVLELNGDENAFGGIFEVRVYE, encoded by the exons ATGGCCCCTGCAAGGATATCCCACGACCCTGTCCTCCGTCGCGAGCCAGCAACACAAAGCCGCGACTTTCAGCTCCGCACCTTGAACTCAGATCTCTGTGTCTGTGGTGGAGGCTTCGCTGGTACTATAGCTGCCATCGCAGCAGCGAGAAACGGCGTGTCAGTCATTCTCATTCAGGATAGACCTGTTCTCGGAGGCAATGCTTCCAGTGAGGTCAGATTATGGATCCTTGGAGCTACGTCGCATATGTTCAATAACAATCGCTATGCGAGAGAGGGCggtcttgttgatgagattttACTCGAGAATTTGTATCGAAATCCTGAGGGAAATCCTCTAATTCTCGATACTATTCTTTTAGAGAAAGTGAGACTGGAGCCGAATATCCAGTTGTTTCTCAACACTGCTCTTGTTGGCTGCGACAAGGACGGTGATCGAATCAGCTCTGTCAGCGCTTTCAACTCTCAATCCTCCCTCAAATTCACCATCCAGTCTCAACAATTCATCGACTGCACCGGCGACGGCATACTCTCCTTCCTCGCCGGCGCTCCCTTCAGAATCGGCGCCGAAAAGCGCGATGAGTTCAACGAGCTCTTCGCCCCATCCTCCGAGTACggccatcttcttggccaCTCCATCTACTTCTACACCAAAGATGCCGGTAAGCCCGTCAAGTACGTCGCACCAGCATACGCTCTGAAAGACGTCGAGGGAGAAATTCCTCGCTTCAAGAGCTTTAGCACGAAAGAGATGGGCTGTAATCTCTGGTGGATTGAGTATGGTGGCAGACTTGATACTATCCATGATACGGAGCAGATCAAGTGGGAGCTTTGGAAGGTTGTGTATGGAGTTTGGGATTATTTTAAGAATTCGGGGAGGTTTCCTGAGGCGGAGAATTTGACGCTTGAGTGGGTTGGGACTATTCCGGGGAAGAGGGAGAGTAGACGGTTCA TCGGTCCCACTATCATGGTGCAGCAGGACATTGTTGAACAGCGCTACCACTCTGATGCTGTGTCATTTGGAGGCTGGTCTCTTGATCTTCATCCCGCTGATG GCGTTTACCAAATACCATTTTCCTCAATGGTGTGCTCCGAGATTCCAAATCTCATGTACGGAGGCCGCATCATGTCGGCTTCCCACGTTGCCTTCGCATCTACCCGGGTCATGGCGACATGCGGAGCCAACGCCAACGCTTTGGGTATCGCTGCTTCTCTTTGTAAGAAGCAGAGCGTCGACCCCATGGAATTACTTATCAAGAGTAACATGAAAAACTTCCAGCGAGAGCTCATGCGCTTTGGTCAATTCATTCCTGGGTATAAGCTAAACGACTCTGAAGATCTTGTTCGCTCAGCCTCGCAGATTGAGGGATCATCTTTTGAGCTATCACAACTTCAAGCTGATGGACCACCAAAGGTTTTGGTTCGAAGTCTTGCGCAGATGCTCCCCCTCTCACAAGGACCTGTTCCTACCTTCTCCATCGCAGCCATGTCAGTCGAAAACACCGTATTGACGGTTCAGCTTCGAGGTTCTCGGAAGCCCTACAACTACACGCCCGAGGTCATCTTGGCTGAGACAAAGTTTTCCCTGGTTCCAGGACAGAATGATCTTGTCATCGACTTCAAGGTCGAGAACCCTCAGACTCAATATGTCTTCCTGTCCTTCCTGCAGAACAACTCGGTGGCCCTCTGCACCAGCAAGACACGTGCATCAGCACTTATGACTGTTGAGCACGAATGTACTCAAAGCCCGCCTAGTGATGTCGGAGTCGACGAGTTCGAGCGCTGGACACCAGTTCGAAGGCCAATGGGTCACAACCTCGCCTTGACGCTGGATCCACCTCTGAAGGCTTGGGGGGTCGAGAACATCTGCAATGGCGTTCCCCGACCGACCAAGAGAACGAACTGCTGGGTCCCTCGTGCCGACTCATCTGGTAGGAAGATTCTCAAGATTGGTTGGGATAACCCTGTCAAGGTGAACAAAGTTGTTGTGCACTTTGATACAGACTATGATCATGCGCTTGAGTCGGTGTTGAGAGGTCACCCAGAGAGGACTATCCCCTTCTGTGTCAAGAAGTGGCGTCTGTTGGACCTCTCTAGTGGAGAGCGAGAGCTgtatgttgaggatgagaatcACCTGTCGCGCCGTGAGGTCGTTCTCGAGGAGAGTAGGACGGTGAAGGAGCTTGGTATTGAAGTTCTGGAGTtgaatggcgatgagaacgCCTTTGGTGGTATTTTTGAAGTCCGAGTGTACGAATAG
- a CDS encoding probable ascus development protein 3: MTTELGAVPAQGKMSGWLFFSIFVISMGSIFWGYDIGILSTIYVSPGFNKALDHPSSSEKGLITAIFAAGQFASFALLAGPINNKYGRRWAGFGGVCLLCVGAAIQTGAVHLAMMVIGRIIAGVGTGVVSTAVPLYLSEISPAKHRGLYVAANQVGIVSGISMAFWVGYGYSFWDYGNGIDLEWRLSTAMQFVPALLFLGGVLFIPESPRWLVETDQVEAASESLCKLRGLSATEIQPELDEIRANILWHQENSITSARVFIQQKPLWSRLWRAWSLAFLQQMSGAAGIRYYLPTNFIAAGTSEELSLLASGIDGTVQVVCTVAAMFFIDKLGRRHSLGIGAIIMAFCLMINGALQTAYPGQNNQSANYVNIFFIFFFTVGYSMGFGPCAWIYASEIFPANCRSKGLAISSSGSSLGSIIVGQVWPVAVSRIGPRVYFIFMAFNVFAAILVYACYPETKNKTLEELDSHFGSLNVHSEEDATPKQMLGAEEERVEVRDKSV, from the exons ATGACCACCGAGCTGGGTGCCGTGCCTGCGCAGGGCAAGATGAGCGgctggctcttcttcagtatCTTCGTCATTTCGATGGGTTCCATCTTCTGGGG ATATGATATCGGTATTCTGAGCACCATCTACGTCTCCCCCGGCTTCAACAAAGCCCTGGACCATCCATCATCTAGCGAGAAGGGTCTCATCACAGCTATCTTCGCCGCTGGCCAATTCGCCTCTTTCGCCCTCCTCGCTGGTCCCATTAACAACAAGTATGGTCGAAGATGGgctggctttggtggtgtttgCCTCCTCTGCGTCGGAGCTGCGATCCAGACTGGTGCCGTTCACCTGGCCATGATGGTTATCGGACGAATCATCGCTGGTGTTGGAACAGGTGTTGTGTCCACCGCTGTTCCGCTGTATCTCAGTGAGATCTCGCCAGCCAAGCATCGTGGTCTCTACGTTGCTGCTAACCAGGTCGGCATTGTCTCTGG TATCTCTATGGCTTTCTGGGTTGGCTACGGCTACTCCTTCTGGGACTACGGTAATGGCATTGATCTTGAATGGCGCCTGTCCACCGCCATGCAGTTCGTCCccgctcttctcttcctcggtgGTGTCTTGTTCATTCCTGAGAG CCCTCGATGGCTCGTCGAAACAGACCAAGTCGAAGCCGCGAGCGAGTCCCTCTGCAAGCTCCGTGGTCTCTCTGCCACAGAAATCCAACCCGAACTTGACGAGATCCGCGCCAATATCCTCTGGCATCAGGAGAACTCCATCACCTCAGCTCGCGTCTTCATTCAGCAGAAGCCACTCTGGTCCCGACTCTGGCGTGCTTGGTCTCTTGCATTCCTCCAGCAGATGAGCGGTGCCGCCGGTATTCGATACTACCTCCCCACCAACTTCATTGCCGCTGGTACCTCTGAGGAATTGAGTCTGCTTGCTTCTGGTATCGACGGAACTGTGCAGGTGGTCTGCACTGTTGCAGCCATGTTCTTCATTGATAAGCTTGGCCGAAGACATTCTCTTGGTATTGGAGctatcatcatggctttcTGCTTGATG ATCAACGGCGCCCTGCAAACCGCGTATCCCGGCCAGAACAACCAAAGCGCCAACTACGTTAACATTTTCTTCATATTCTTTTTCACTGTCGGAT ACAGTATGGGATTTGGACCCTGCGCTTGGATCTACGCCTCCGAGATCTTCCCCGCCAACTGCCGCTCCAAGGGTCtcgccatctcctcctccggcTCATCTCTTGGTTCGATCATCGTCGGCCAGGTCTGGCCCGTTGCAGTTTCCCGCATTGGACCTCGCGTCTACTTCATTTTCATGGCTTTCAACGTCTTCGCCGCCATTCTTGTCTATGCTTGCTAccccgagaccaagaacaagactctgGAGGAGCTGGATTCGCACTTTGGATCCCTCAATGTTCATTCTGAGGAGGATGCTACGCCTAAGCAGATGCTTGGAGCTGAGGAGGAGCGAGTTGAGGTTAGGGATAAGTCTGTGTGA